In one window of Chelmon rostratus isolate fCheRos1 chromosome 19, fCheRos1.pri, whole genome shotgun sequence DNA:
- the slc5a1 gene encoding sodium/glucose cotransporter 1 isoform X2 → MVRTNRSTVGGFFLAGRSMVWWPIGASLFASNIGSGHFVGIAGTAAATGIAIGGFEWNALIVVVILGWLFVPIYIKAGVVTMPEYLKKRFGGQRIRIYLSVLSLFLYVFTKISADMFSGAIFINQALGLNIYLAVIILLLITALYTVTGGLAAVIYTDTLQTIIMVVGSFILMGFAFNEVGGYESFQQKYMEAIPSMTDNISANCYEPRADSFHIFRDAITGDLPWPGLVFGLTIQATWYWCTDQVIVQRCLSAKNLSHVKAGCILCGYLKLLPMFLMVFPGMISRILYADTVACVEPAECEKLCGTSVGCTNVAYPKLVVELMPDGLRGLMLSVMLASLMSSLTSIFNSASTLFTMDIYTKIRRSATEKELMIAGRVFILGLIGVSIAWIPVVQSAQSGQLFDYIQSITSYLTPPIAAVFMLAIFCKRVNETGAFWGLMIGLGIGLSRMIAEFAYGTGSCVQPSDCPTIICGVHYLYFSIILFVVSCIIILGVSLMTKPIADKHLYRLCWSLRKSTEERVDLEQDDWVDNEDSDSMSLDGNQHTYKHEEEPGFFKKAMMCFCGLEQKKGPQLSAEEKEELQKKLTDTTEVPLWRNIVNANALILLCVCVFCHGFFA, encoded by the exons ATGGTTCGCACCAACCGATCCACTGTCGGTGGCTTCTTCCTTGCAGGGAGGAGTATGGTGTGGTGGCCG ATTGGAGCATCACTCTTTGCCAGCAACATCGGCAGTGGCCACTTTGTAGGAATCGCCGGGACCGCTGCAGCCACAGGGATAGCCATCGGTGGATTTGAATGGAAT gctctTATTGTGGTCGTCATTCTGGGATGGCTCTTTGTACCCATCTACATCAAAGCTGGG GTGGTCACCATGCCTGAGTACCTGAAGAAGAGGTTTGGAGGACAGCGTATTCGCATCTATCTCTCTGTGCTGTCCCTCTTCCTGTACGTCTTCACCAAGATCTCA GCAGACATGTTCTCTGGCGCCATTTTTATCAACCAGGCTCTTGGACTGAATATCTACCTTGCTGTTATTATACTACTTCTGATCACTGCGCTGTATACTGTCACAG GTGGACTGGCTGCAGTGATCTACACAGACACCTTACAGACCATCATCATGGTTGTTGGATCATTCATCCTTATGGGCTTTG CTTTCAATGAGGTGGGAGGCTATGAAAGCTTCCAGCAGAAATATATGGAGGCCATCCCTTCTATGACAGATAACATCAGTGCAAACTGCTACGAGCCTCGAGCGGACTCCTTCCATATTTTTAGGGATGCAATTACAGGAGACCTGCCGTGGCCTGGCCTCGTGTTTGGACTCACCATTCAGGCCACCTGGTACTGGTGCACCGATCAG GTGATTGTCCAGCGCTGCCTCTCAGCCAAGAATTTATCTCACGTTAAGGCAGGCTGTATCTTATGTGGCTACCTGAAGCTGCTGCCCATGTTCCTCATGGTTTTCCCCGGGATGATCAGCAGGATCCTCTATGCTG ATACGGTGGCATGTGTGGAACCCGCTGaatgtgaaaaactgtgtgGGACCAGTGTGGGCTGCACCAACGTTGCTTATCCAAAACTGGTGGTGGAGCTCATGCCTGATG GTCTGCGAGGTCTTATGTTGTCAGTGATGCTGGCCTCTCTGATGAGCTCACTTACCTCCATCTTTAACAGCGCCAGTACGCTCTTCACAATGGACATCTACACTAAGATTCGCCGCTCAGCCACTGAGAAAGAACTCATGATTGCTGGCAG AGTGTTTATCTTGGGCCTGATTGGGGTGAGCATAGCGTGGATCCCTGTGGTCCAGTCAGCCCAGAGTGGTCAGCTCTTTGACTACATCCAGTCCATCACCAGCTACCTTACACCACCTATTGCAGCTGTCTTCATGCTGGCCATCTTCTGCAAACGTGTCAATGAGACA gGTGCTTTTTGGGGCCTCATGATTGGCCTGGGTATCGGCCTGTCCAGGATGATTGCTGAGTTTGCTTATGGGACAGGCAGCTGTGTTCAGCCCAGTGACTGTCCCACCATCATATGTGGAGTCCACTACCTCTACTTCTCCATCATCCTGTTTGTTGTCTCCTGTATCATCATCCTGGGCGTCTCTCTTATGACCAAACCGATCGCCGACAAGCAC TTGTATCGACTGTGTTGGAGCCTGAGGAAATCtacagaggagagagtggacCTTGAACAGGATGATTGGGTTGATAACGAAGATTCTGACAGCATGAGCCTAGACGGTaatcaacacacataca AACACGAGGAGGAGCCAGGCTTTTTCAAGAAGGCAATGATGTGCTTCTGCGGCCTGGAGCAGAAAAAAGGCCCGCAGCTGAGtgcagaagagaaggaggagctgcagaagaagCTCACAGACACCACAGAGGTGCCTCTATGGAGGAACATCGTCAATGCCAACGCCCTcatcctcctgtgtgtgtgtgtcttctgtcaCGGCTTTTTCGCTTAA
- the slc5a1 gene encoding sodium/glucose cotransporter 1 isoform X1, with product MPEYLKKRFGGQRIRIYLSVLSLFLYVFTKISADMFSGAIFINQALGLNIYLAVIILLLITALYTVTGGLAAVIYTDTLQTIIMVVGSFILMGFAFNEVGGYESFQQKYMEAIPSMTDNISANCYEPRADSFHIFRDAITGDLPWPGLVFGLTIQATWYWCTDQVIVQRCLSAKNLSHVKAGCILCGYLKLLPMFLMVFPGMISRILYADTVACVEPAECEKLCGTSVGCTNVAYPKLVVELMPDGLRGLMLSVMLASLMSSLTSIFNSASTLFTMDIYTKIRRSATEKELMIAGRVFILGLIGVSIAWIPVVQSAQSGQLFDYIQSITSYLTPPIAAVFMLAIFCKRVNETGAFWGLMIGLGIGLSRMIAEFAYGTGSCVQPSDCPTIICGVHYLYFSIILFVVSCIIILGVSLMTKPIADKHLYRLCWSLRKSTEERVDLEQDDWVDNEDSDSMSLDEHEEEPGFFKKAMMCFCGLEQKKGPQLSAEEKEELQKKLTDTTEVPLWRNIVNANALILLCVCVFCHGFFA from the exons ATGCCTGAGTACCTGAAGAAGAGGTTTGGAGGACAGCGTATTCGCATCTATCTCTCTGTGCTGTCCCTCTTCCTGTACGTCTTCACCAAGATCTCA GCAGACATGTTCTCTGGCGCCATTTTTATCAACCAGGCTCTTGGACTGAATATCTACCTTGCTGTTATTATACTACTTCTGATCACTGCGCTGTATACTGTCACAG GTGGACTGGCTGCAGTGATCTACACAGACACCTTACAGACCATCATCATGGTTGTTGGATCATTCATCCTTATGGGCTTTG CTTTCAATGAGGTGGGAGGCTATGAAAGCTTCCAGCAGAAATATATGGAGGCCATCCCTTCTATGACAGATAACATCAGTGCAAACTGCTACGAGCCTCGAGCGGACTCCTTCCATATTTTTAGGGATGCAATTACAGGAGACCTGCCGTGGCCTGGCCTCGTGTTTGGACTCACCATTCAGGCCACCTGGTACTGGTGCACCGATCAG GTGATTGTCCAGCGCTGCCTCTCAGCCAAGAATTTATCTCACGTTAAGGCAGGCTGTATCTTATGTGGCTACCTGAAGCTGCTGCCCATGTTCCTCATGGTTTTCCCCGGGATGATCAGCAGGATCCTCTATGCTG ATACGGTGGCATGTGTGGAACCCGCTGaatgtgaaaaactgtgtgGGACCAGTGTGGGCTGCACCAACGTTGCTTATCCAAAACTGGTGGTGGAGCTCATGCCTGATG GTCTGCGAGGTCTTATGTTGTCAGTGATGCTGGCCTCTCTGATGAGCTCACTTACCTCCATCTTTAACAGCGCCAGTACGCTCTTCACAATGGACATCTACACTAAGATTCGCCGCTCAGCCACTGAGAAAGAACTCATGATTGCTGGCAG AGTGTTTATCTTGGGCCTGATTGGGGTGAGCATAGCGTGGATCCCTGTGGTCCAGTCAGCCCAGAGTGGTCAGCTCTTTGACTACATCCAGTCCATCACCAGCTACCTTACACCACCTATTGCAGCTGTCTTCATGCTGGCCATCTTCTGCAAACGTGTCAATGAGACA gGTGCTTTTTGGGGCCTCATGATTGGCCTGGGTATCGGCCTGTCCAGGATGATTGCTGAGTTTGCTTATGGGACAGGCAGCTGTGTTCAGCCCAGTGACTGTCCCACCATCATATGTGGAGTCCACTACCTCTACTTCTCCATCATCCTGTTTGTTGTCTCCTGTATCATCATCCTGGGCGTCTCTCTTATGACCAAACCGATCGCCGACAAGCAC TTGTATCGACTGTGTTGGAGCCTGAGGAAATCtacagaggagagagtggacCTTGAACAGGATGATTGGGTTGATAACGAAGATTCTGACAGCATGAGCCTAGACG AACACGAGGAGGAGCCAGGCTTTTTCAAGAAGGCAATGATGTGCTTCTGCGGCCTGGAGCAGAAAAAAGGCCCGCAGCTGAGtgcagaagagaaggaggagctgcagaagaagCTCACAGACACCACAGAGGTGCCTCTATGGAGGAACATCGTCAATGCCAACGCCCTcatcctcctgtgtgtgtgtgtcttctgtcaCGGCTTTTTCGCTTAA